The Fervidobacterium pennivorans DNA segment TACACTAAATTTACTAATTTCCTTGCAGTTAATATTAGCGCTCTCATGTGTTTGTGTGTTGTTGCTTCTGCGTACTTTTTGCGATAATATTCTTTGTATACAGGATCGTATGTCTTTACTCCGTTCGCTGCCATTACTAGGTATGTTCTTAGATACTTGTTCCCTTTTTTCGTTAGTTGGTTGTTTTCTGATTTGTAATTTCCACTTTGATTGATTGTCCATACAAGCCCTGCGTATGATGCTAACGCTGAGGCTTTTTCGAAACGATTGATGTCTCCTATTTCGGCTATAATTCCAGCTGCAGTTATTTCTCCTATCCCTTTGACTGTTGTTAGTGTGTTCGAAATTACTTTAAGTAATTTACTTATTTCTTTCTTTACTAGTTCGATTTGTTTTTCATAGTGCTGTATCAAATCGATAGTGGAAACAATAGATATTCTCAGAGTGTTTGAAGGATTAACAGACAACCTCAAGGCATCTTTAGCAAGAGTTTGGAGTTTTTCTGCTAAGACTTGTGAAGAGACATTGTGTCTGGAAATTTTCGCAATATATTCAAATAACTCTTCAATTGGCATGTTTGCGATTTCTTCGATTGTATAATCTTTAAGCAGGCATTCGAAAGTCTTATTTAGTTTAAAGTCAAGTTTAGGGAAATAAAGAGAAACATACGAATAGAGCCTAAGTTTCAATCGAGCGATATCTTCGTTGAACTTTAAATAAAGTCTGGTGAGATTACGAAGCTCAGAGATGATATATGAGTTATTGACAAAAGGGACTAAAGACTCAGGAAATTTAGAAGCGATAGAGAAAATAAGTTCAGCATCGATTTTGTCAGTTTTAGGACGATTGAGAATTTTGCGATAGAGCTTAATGTTATCAGTTTTAACCCAAAAGACAGGTACGTTGTTTTGAAAGAAGAAGTTAGCGACATTAAAAGAAAAAACACCAGTTGATTCAAGGACAAGAGAAAAATCGGAAGAAGAAGCAAAAGCTTTGTTAAAAAGTTCAACAATACCTTGAGGAGAGTTCTCAACAGTCCCACTACCGATGAAATCAGAAAAGAAAGAAAGATAGTTCTTTGAGACATCAATAGCTAAAATAGCCAAAGGAATCACCTCCGGATTGAGTACAGCCTTACAACCTCGCGGTACATAAGAAAACGAGGCAAAACATTTTCCGGCAAGTAAAAAGCTGTACTCTAGTTAGGCAATCTTATTTAAGAGAACAAAGTCTCAAGGAGGGGCAACCTGAAACTATTTTACCAGAGGTGTTAAAAAATATGCATTCAATTTTCAAAGACCAATTTTAATTTTTACCGAACTTATTATACGAGGAGGTTGACGAAACACAGAATGGTCAGTGACAATTCAATGGACATAGTAAGTCGAGAACGAAACGAGTCCAAAAACGAAGATTATGCAGTAGTAATCACTACTTCACATACCCCATCAAAAGAGGCTGTGGAGTTAGCAAAGAAACTTTCGCAAGATTTTGGTATCCCTTATTACAACCGAAGGCATTTGTCTGAAAGGGTAAAGGAAGGTAAGGTAAAAGTTTACTACGTTGTTGACAACAATCTCCAGCTTTCAGTAGTTACACCAACTGGTAGGTTATTTTTCCATCCAGGAATGGCGAAGATAAGGATGGAAAATTACAAAAGAGATGGGAAAGACTTACTTTTGGAAGCATTAAAGCCTTCTTCGGAAGATATCATTTACGACGCAACGTTTGGATTAGGAATGGATGCAGTATTTATGGCACATTTTGTTAAACAAGTTATTGGAACAGAAGTGTCAGCGCATATTTACAGAGTGGTTTCCTACGGACTTAGCAAATATCAATCAAAAGAAGAATGGATAAACATAGCGATAAAGAAGATAGTTTTGTTCAACGAAGATATGAAAAGCTTTATGAAAAAGCAATCCGATAAGTCCTTTGATATAGTTTACTGTGACCCAATGTTTGAAAACCCTGTGTATGAAAGTTCGGCCCTCAATCCGCTTAGACCGTTAGCAAGTTACGATACGTTAGACACATCGACTGTTAAAGAGATGGTAAGGATTGCAAGAAAAAGAATAGTTATCAAAACTCTTATAAAAGATAGTTTATTGGAAAGACTTGCCGTGAAGTTTGATAGGGTAATCACTAGCAAGCGAAGTGGATTAGTATATGCATGTGTCGATTTGGACAAATAAAACAAAAGCTTTAAGAAAGTGAGGAGGTCACAGATTGCTATGGGATTTTTCGACAAGCTAAAAGAAGGCCTTAAAAAAAGTAGAGAGGCATTTTTTAATAAAATAGGTCAGATACTAAAGACAAAGAGATTTGACAGAGAGACACGTGATGAAATCGAAGAGTTGTTGATTCTTGCAGATGTAGGAGTGGAAGCTACTGAATATATCCTTGAAAGACTCGAAGAGATGAAACCAGAAGATGCTTTTGAAGCTTTAAAGGAAATTTTAATTGAAATTCTTTCAAAGGACAACAAACTCTATATTCCTTATGAAAAGCCTTTTGTGATAAGCATGGTTGGAGTAAATGGTTCAGGAAAGACAACAACGTGCGGAAAACTGGCGTATATGTTTAGAAGCGAAGGTAAACAAGTTGTGCTCGGTGCGTGTGATACGTTCAGGGCAGCTGCTATAGACCAACTGAAGGTTTGGGCGGAAAGAAGTGGAGCAACGTTTATTGCACATATGGAAGGTGCCGATGCAGGCGCTGTAGCATACGATGCTGTTAATCATGCTATTTCTAAAGGAAAAGATGTGGTCATTCTCGACACAGCGGGTAGATTACACAACAAAAAGCACCTTATGGACGAACTCCAAAAAGTTCACAGAGTAGTTCAAAAGCTTGTTCCGGCGGCACCACATGAAGTGCTCTTGGTTATGGATGCTGTAACTGGGCAAAATGGATTACAGCAAGCGAAAATATTTAAAGAAGTTGTTAACGTCACGGGTATCGTACTCACAAAACTTGATGGAACAGCAAAAGGTGGAATTGCAATAGCCATCGCAAAGGAACTTGGAATACCCATTAAATTCATAGGTATAGGTGAAAGGATTGAAGATTTGAAGCCATTTAATGCAAAAGATTTCGTGGAGGCTTTGTTGGCAGGAGATGAAATCAGTGAATCAACTCCCGCAAGTGTATGACAAAAGGTACAAGTGTCCCATTTGTTCAAATATCACAGTTTCAAAAAAAGTCTTTACAGACAGGATAAAGATAAAAAGTTACGACGAGGATATGAAGCCAAACTATGAGGGTGTTAATCCTCTCTTGTATTCTGTAGTCGTTTGTTCTGGATGCTTTTATGCCGCGTTAGAACAAGATTTTGAACATCAGGTATCTCCTATTTACATGGATGAAGTAAGAAAGGTTCAAAATGAAATCAAAATACCAGAAGGTATTTCATTTTCACAAGAGCGTGACCACAAAACTGCAATATTTGCTTATGCACTTGCAACCTTGTTTTATAACGCGAAAAAACAGCCTTGCCGAGTAGCAGAGATGTATTTAAGAATGGCTTGGCTTTACCGGGAGATTTCAGACAAAGATAATGAGTTAAAAGCGCTTGCAAGAGCTTTGGTGTATTTTGAGGAGTGCTACACAAAAACAAATCTTGATACTGAAAAAGAACCTATGGTACTGTTCTACCTGGGAGAGATATCGTATAAGCTTGGAAAAATTGAAGATGCTACAAAATGGTTTTCAACGCTTGTTACAAACCATAGGAACGTAAACTCTTTTTATGTCAAGGCAGGGAGAGATAGATGGCAGAGTATAAGAGGAGAAATAAAATAACATTAGATACGCGAAAGAGCACTTCTATATTTTTGTTTTTGCCACTCCTGTTGCTTTTGTTCTTGACACACTCGTGTATGCCTTTGGGAAATTATTTAGAGTTATCTTTGCAAGTTAAGAATATTGAGGAAAGGGTTGAGAAACTCGAAAAATCAGGAATATCGCCGAATATTTCCGATTCACAAATACAACAAACTCAGCAATTGCAAACGCAGTTGTCTCAAGTCAAAAATTCGGTCGTTAGACTCGAAAAGTCTGTGACAGAGCTGCAAGCAAAGGTTACATCGATTGAAGGCGTTCAGGAGGTTTTGGAGAAGCTTTCAAAAAGGGTAGAAAAGGTAGAATCATCAAACGCTAGTAACGCAAATTCTATAAATGATTTATCGAAGAAAATTGCCACCGTCGAGAAGAATAATAGTACTATTCAAGGAAAAATTGCTAGCTTTGAGAATCAGTTGAAACAAATTGAAAACCTACAAAAAAGTGTAGATTCACTTGCCGCTCAAGTAAGAAATATTCAGCAGAATATGCCACAGAAAATAAGTCAGAGTGATATTGAATTTTTAAGGCAGTTACAACAGCAAATAAACGAGATAAAAACAGCTATTCAGAACATAGACCCGGCAACACTTCTAAAATTAAACACAGGCTATATCTACTATATTGTGAAAGCCGGAGACACGCTTTCATCGATTGCTTCTGCTTACAAAGTAGACTTGAATACACTTACAAGTATAAACAACTTAAAGGATCCTTCGAAACTCTCTGTTGGGCAATTGATTAAGATTCCTGTTGATGATCCAAAAAACTATGTACGCGTTCCTGTAAAAATACAGCCTACGGATATACTCTCATACCATGGTCAGGAAAGAAACGGTGGCAAGACCATTGGGATGGATATCTACGCAAAAGGCAAGGACATATACCCAATTCTACCAGGTAAAGTCTTGAGCGTTAGCGATAACACAGTAACAATCGACCACGGAAATATGATATTGGCAGTATACGGAGGAATTAACACTTCACTAAAACCAGGTAGTTTCGTTACAATTGACAAACCCATCGGGCAGTGTATTGATGTCTTTCATTTCGAGCTCTACATAGAGGGTGAACCAAGAGATCCCCTAAGATTGTTCACGGAATACAAGGGAGTCTTTACTGTGACTTTTTACTCCGAGTGGGATGACGGCAAAGTTCCAACACATCCCACATTTAGGATTGCACGGAATGGAAGAGTGCCTCAGCAGTTCTTAACGATAGCAGTCGACCCTTCGGTAATCCCACTTGGCTCGCTTGTTTATATCCCAACGTTGGCTAATGTGGTTTTTATTGCTGAGGATACAGGCAGTGCAATAAAAGGTAATAGAATAGATGTTTACGTGAGTGACGTAAGACTTGCGCTTAACAATGGAATTACTCCACATCCTGTTTATATAATCAGACCAGATTTGAATAACTGAAAGAACTGAAAGAGCTGGAAGAACTGGAAGAACTGGATATATTAAACAAGAGGAAGGGTGAGATATTGGCCATCACAATGAAGAGTGAGTACGCAATAAAGATAATGATACTAATCGGCTTGGAAAATAGACGTGTCTGTGCACGTGAGTTAGTGAAAAAATGCAGGGCAAAATTACCACTTGAATTTGCTGAAAAGATTTTGGCAGACCTTGCAAGGAATGGTATTCTGAAGGCTTACAGAGGCAGGGGCGGAGGCTACGAACTGGCAAGAGACACTGAAGAAATAACGGTTTACGATATAGTTACGGCAGTTGACAACCCGACCGATGCTATCAAGTGCTTTGTCGATGTAGTTCCAGAGCAAGAGAGTCCAGAGACTTGCACAGTTAGTAAAATATGGGAAATTGTTTTAGGAAAGATGGAAGATACGCTTAGAAGCATAAAACTCAAAGATTTGATAGAAGACTACAAAGCGAGGTGCAAAATTTGAACGTTGAAATAAAGAAAAAAGGTGTCAAAGTTGGCGTACTGCTCAGCGGAGGTGTTGATAGCGCAGTTGCTTTGTATTTGCTTTTAGAAGAAGGATACGATGTTACAGCTTACCACATGAAGACTGTTAGAGATGAACTCTACATAACCAAACAGATAAAACACAAAGTTTGTTGTAGTCCTTCAGATACGTTCGATGCACAGATGATAGCAAAAAAATTTGGAGTTCCGTTTAAAATAATTCATGTTGAAGATATTTTCAAAGAAAGGATAATTAATTATTTCATAAACGAAAATTTGATAGGAAGAACCCCCAATCCGTGCTTTTTCTGCAATGAGTACATAAAATTCGG contains these protein-coding regions:
- a CDS encoding RrF2 family transcriptional regulator, with product MAITMKSEYAIKIMILIGLENRRVCARELVKKCRAKLPLEFAEKILADLARNGILKAYRGRGGGYELARDTEEITVYDIVTAVDNPTDAIKCFVDVVPEQESPETCTVSKIWEIVLGKMEDTLRSIKLKDLIEDYKARCKI
- a CDS encoding class I SAM-dependent methyltransferase; this translates as MVSDNSMDIVSRERNESKNEDYAVVITTSHTPSKEAVELAKKLSQDFGIPYYNRRHLSERVKEGKVKVYYVVDNNLQLSVVTPTGRLFFHPGMAKIRMENYKRDGKDLLLEALKPSSEDIIYDATFGLGMDAVFMAHFVKQVIGTEVSAHIYRVVSYGLSKYQSKEEWINIAIKKIVLFNEDMKSFMKKQSDKSFDIVYCDPMFENPVYESSALNPLRPLASYDTLDTSTVKEMVRIARKRIVIKTLIKDSLLERLAVKFDRVITSKRSGLVYACVDLDK
- a CDS encoding DUF2225 domain-containing protein — encoded protein: MKSVNQLPQVYDKRYKCPICSNITVSKKVFTDRIKIKSYDEDMKPNYEGVNPLLYSVVVCSGCFYAALEQDFEHQVSPIYMDEVRKVQNEIKIPEGISFSQERDHKTAIFAYALATLFYNAKKQPCRVAEMYLRMAWLYREISDKDNELKALARALVYFEECYTKTNLDTEKEPMVLFYLGEISYKLGKIEDATKWFSTLVTNHRNVNSFYVKAGRDRWQSIRGEIK
- the ftsY gene encoding signal recognition particle-docking protein FtsY gives rise to the protein MGFFDKLKEGLKKSREAFFNKIGQILKTKRFDRETRDEIEELLILADVGVEATEYILERLEEMKPEDAFEALKEILIEILSKDNKLYIPYEKPFVISMVGVNGSGKTTTCGKLAYMFRSEGKQVVLGACDTFRAAAIDQLKVWAERSGATFIAHMEGADAGAVAYDAVNHAISKGKDVVILDTAGRLHNKKHLMDELQKVHRVVQKLVPAAPHEVLLVMDAVTGQNGLQQAKIFKEVVNVTGIVLTKLDGTAKGGIAIAIAKELGIPIKFIGIGERIEDLKPFNAKDFVEALLAGDEISESTPASV
- a CDS encoding 3D domain-containing protein translates to MAEYKRRNKITLDTRKSTSIFLFLPLLLLLFLTHSCMPLGNYLELSLQVKNIEERVEKLEKSGISPNISDSQIQQTQQLQTQLSQVKNSVVRLEKSVTELQAKVTSIEGVQEVLEKLSKRVEKVESSNASNANSINDLSKKIATVEKNNSTIQGKIASFENQLKQIENLQKSVDSLAAQVRNIQQNMPQKISQSDIEFLRQLQQQINEIKTAIQNIDPATLLKLNTGYIYYIVKAGDTLSSIASAYKVDLNTLTSINNLKDPSKLSVGQLIKIPVDDPKNYVRVPVKIQPTDILSYHGQERNGGKTIGMDIYAKGKDIYPILPGKVLSVSDNTVTIDHGNMILAVYGGINTSLKPGSFVTIDKPIGQCIDVFHFELYIEGEPRDPLRLFTEYKGVFTVTFYSEWDDGKVPTHPTFRIARNGRVPQQFLTIAVDPSVIPLGSLVYIPTLANVVFIAEDTGSAIKGNRIDVYVSDVRLALNNGITPHPVYIIRPDLNN
- a CDS encoding IS110 family RNA-guided transposase yields the protein MAILAIDVSKNYLSFFSDFIGSGTVENSPQGIVELFNKAFASSSDFSLVLESTGVFSFNVANFFFQNNVPVFWVKTDNIKLYRKILNRPKTDKIDAELIFSIASKFPESLVPFVNNSYIISELRNLTRLYLKFNEDIARLKLRLYSYVSLYFPKLDFKLNKTFECLLKDYTIEEIANMPIEELFEYIAKISRHNVSSQVLAEKLQTLAKDALRLSVNPSNTLRISIVSTIDLIQHYEKQIELVKKEISKLLKVISNTLTTVKGIGEITAAGIIAEIGDINRFEKASALASYAGLVWTINQSGNYKSENNQLTKKGNKYLRTYLVMAANGVKTYDPVYKEYYRKKYAEATTHKHMRALILTARKLVNLVYYLLKNNVPYVPMK